A part of Acidobacteriota bacterium genomic DNA contains:
- the dusB gene encoding tRNA dihydrouridine synthase DusB, with translation MTASPPTMPALEPMVIGRGDRAVTIEPPLFLAPMAGVTDRDFRLIVRRIGGVGLVSMEFISSRAIVDGNQRTRDLMYFAEEERPLAIQIYGSDAETMAEAAEVVEELGPDVCDINMGCPANKVLKGCAGAALMGDLDLAGRIIREVRSRIRIPLTVKFRLGLNHTETNYLDLGRLCEDLGVDAVTMHARTAKQMFRGEADWTHLARLKEALSIPVIGNGDITTPEDAERLLRQTGCDGVMVGRGATRNPWIFHQIRSHLLGTEAPEPTLIDRRDLILGHFHMVAEREANRFALHKLRKFTGWYTYGLPNGKRLRQQIQQLDTVEKFLVAVEAFFDQQLDDLAA, from the coding sequence ATGACTGCGTCGCCGCCAACGATGCCGGCGCTCGAGCCGATGGTCATCGGCCGGGGTGACCGCGCCGTGACGATCGAACCGCCCCTGTTCCTGGCGCCGATGGCCGGCGTGACGGACCGGGACTTCCGGTTGATCGTCCGTCGCATCGGCGGCGTCGGCCTGGTGTCGATGGAGTTCATCTCCTCGCGGGCGATCGTCGACGGCAACCAGCGCACGCGGGACCTCATGTACTTCGCCGAGGAAGAGCGGCCGCTGGCGATCCAGATCTACGGCTCGGACGCGGAAACGATGGCGGAGGCGGCCGAGGTCGTCGAAGAGCTCGGCCCCGACGTCTGCGACATCAACATGGGCTGTCCGGCCAACAAGGTGCTGAAGGGCTGCGCCGGCGCCGCGCTGATGGGCGACCTCGACCTGGCCGGCCGCATCATCCGCGAGGTGCGGAGCCGCATCCGGATTCCGCTGACGGTCAAGTTCCGGCTCGGTCTCAACCACACCGAGACCAACTACCTCGACCTGGGGCGCCTCTGCGAGGACCTCGGCGTCGACGCCGTCACGATGCACGCGCGGACCGCGAAGCAGATGTTCCGGGGGGAAGCGGACTGGACGCACCTGGCCCGGCTCAAGGAGGCCCTGAGCATCCCGGTCATCGGCAACGGCGACATCACTACCCCCGAGGACGCCGAGCGACTGCTCCGGCAGACCGGCTGCGACGGCGTCATGGTGGGCCGCGGCGCCACCCGCAACCCGTGGATCTTCCACCAGATCCGGAGCCACCTGCTCGGCACGGAAGCGCCAGAGCCCACGCTGATCGACCGGCGCGACCTGATCCTGGGCCACTTTCACATGGTGGCAGAACGGGAAGCCAACCGCTTCGCACTGCACAAGCTGCGGAAGTTCACCGGCTGGTACACCTACGGACTACCCAACGGCAAGCGCCTGCGCCAGCAGATCCAGCAACTCGACACCGTGGAGAAGTTCCTGGTCGCGGTCGAGGCCTTCTTCGACCAGCAGCTCGACGACCTGGCCGCCTAG